A section of the Papio anubis isolate 15944 chromosome 4, Panubis1.0, whole genome shotgun sequence genome encodes:
- the ZNF467 gene encoding zinc finger protein 467 isoform X3, with amino-acid sequence MSAASQQTIRHKAPTPEEGARTEQAEAPCRGQACTAQKAQPVGACPGDEWMIRKVKVEDEDQEAEEEVEWPQHLSLLPSPFPAPDLGHLAAAYKLEPGAPGALSGLALSGWAPMPEKPYGCGECERRFRDQLTLRLHQRLHRGEGPCACPDCGRSFTQRAHMLLHQRSHRGERPFPCSECDKRFSKKAHLTRHLRTHTGERPYPCAECGKRFSQKIHLGSHQKTHTGERPFPCTECEKRFRKKTHLIRHQRIHTGERPYQCAQCARSFTHKQHLVRHQRVHEAAGPARPSPNASASPHSTAPSPTPSPPGLKPFACSDCGLSFGWKKNLATHQCLHRSEGRPYGCNECALGATVDPPAAEPLASAPGGPGCGPGSDPVAPQRAPLGERSFFCPDCGRGFAHGQHLARHRRVHTGERPFACTQCDRRFGSRPNLVAHSRAHSGARPFACAQCGRRFSRKSHLGRHQAVHTGSRPHACAVCARSFSSKTNLVRHQAIHTGSRPFSCPQCGKSFSRKTHLVRHQLIHGEAAHAAPDAALAAPAWSPPPEVAPPPLFF; translated from the coding sequence GAGACGAGTGGATGATTCGGAAGGTGAAGGTGGAGGATGAGGAtcaggaggcagaagaggaggtCGAATGGCCCCAGCATCTATCGTTACTTCCCAGCCCCTTTCCTGCGCCTGACCTGGGGCATCTGGCTGCCGCTTACAAACTGGAGCCAGGGGCCCCGGGGGCACTGAGTGGGCTCGCGCTGTCCGGGTGGGCTCCGATGCCCGAGAAGCCCTACGGCTGTGGGGAGTGTGAGCGGCGCTTCCGGGATCAGCTGACGTTGCGACTGCACCAGCGGCTGCACCGGGGCGAGGGTCCCTGCGCCTGCCCGGACTGCGGCCGCAGCTTCACGCAGCGCGCCCACATGCTGCTGCATCAGCGCAGCCACCGCGGGGAGCGGCCTTTCCCGTGCTCCGAGTGCGACAAGCGCTTCAGCAAGAAGGCCCACCTGACCCGCCACCTGCGCACGCACACGGGCGAGCGGCCCTACCCGTGCGCGGAGTGCGGCAAGCGCTTCAGCCAGAAGATCCACCTGGGCTCGCACCAGAAGACCCACACTGGCGAGCGGCCCTTCCCCTGCACAGAATGCGAGAAGCGCTTTCGCAAGAAGACGCACTTGATTCGGCACCAGCGCATCCACACTGGCGAGAGACCCTACCAGTGCGCGCAGTGCGCACGCAGCTTCACGCATAAGCAGCACTTGGTGCGGCACCAAAGGGTGCACGAGGCGGCTGGCCCGGCCAGGCCCTCTCCCAACGCGTCCGCTTCTCCTCATTCCACTGCCCcgtcccccaccccatcccctcccGGGCTAAAGCCTTTCGCCTGCTCCGACTGCGGCTTGAGCTTCGGCTGGAAAAAGAACCTCGCCACGCACCAGTGTCTGCACCGCAGCGAGGGTCGCCCCTATGGGTGCAACGAGTGCGCACTGGGCGCCACCGTGGATCCCCCCGCCGCCGAGCCCCTGGCCAGCGCGCCTGGCGGACCGGGCTGCGGCCCAGGATCCGATCCTGTGGCGCCCCAGCGCGCCCCCTTGGGCGAGCGGTCCTTTTTCTGCCCGGACTGCGGGCGCGGCTTCGCCCATGGGCAGCACCTGGCGCGGCACCGGCGCGTGCACACGGGCGAACGGCCCTTCGCCTGCACGCAATGTGACCGCCGCTTCGGCTCGCGGCCCAATCTGGTCGCCCACTCCAGGGCCCACAGCGGCGCCAGGCCTTTCGCCTGCGCTCAGTGCGGCCGCCGCTTCAGCCGCAAGTCGCACCTGGGCCGCCACCAGGCGGTGCACACGGGCAGCCGCCCCCACGCCTGCGCCGTCTGCGCCCGCAGCTTCAGCTCCAAAACCAACCTAGTCCGCCACCAGGCGATCCACACAGGCTCCCGCCCCTTCTCCTGCCCACAGTGCGGAAAGAGCTTCAGTCGCAAGACCCACCTGGTGCGGCACCAGCTCATTCACGGCGAAGCCGCCCATGCGGCCCCGGACGCCGCCCTCGCGGCCCCAGCCTGGTCCCCTCCCCCAGAGGTGGCGCCGCCCCCGCTCTTTTTCTGA
- the ZNF467 gene encoding zinc finger protein 467 isoform X4, whose product MIRKVKVEDEDQEAEEEVEWPQHLSLLPSPFPAPDLGHLAAAYKLEPGAPGALSGLALSGWAPMPEKPYGCGECERRFRDQLTLRLHQRLHRGEGPCACPDCGRSFTQRAHMLLHQRSHRGERPFPCSECDKRFSKKAHLTRHLRTHTGERPYPCAECGKRFSQKIHLGSHQKTHTGERPFPCTECEKRFRKKTHLIRHQRIHTGERPYQCAQCARSFTHKQHLVRHQRVHEAAGPARPSPNASASPHSTAPSPTPSPPGLKPFACSDCGLSFGWKKNLATHQCLHRSEGRPYGCNECALGATVDPPAAEPLASAPGGPGCGPGSDPVAPQRAPLGERSFFCPDCGRGFAHGQHLARHRRVHTGERPFACTQCDRRFGSRPNLVAHSRAHSGARPFACAQCGRRFSRKSHLGRHQAVHTGSRPHACAVCARSFSSKTNLVRHQAIHTGSRPFSCPQCGKSFSRKTHLVRHQLIHGEAAHAAPDAALAAPAWSPPPEVAPPPLFF is encoded by the coding sequence ATGATTCGGAAGGTGAAGGTGGAGGATGAGGAtcaggaggcagaagaggaggtCGAATGGCCCCAGCATCTATCGTTACTTCCCAGCCCCTTTCCTGCGCCTGACCTGGGGCATCTGGCTGCCGCTTACAAACTGGAGCCAGGGGCCCCGGGGGCACTGAGTGGGCTCGCGCTGTCCGGGTGGGCTCCGATGCCCGAGAAGCCCTACGGCTGTGGGGAGTGTGAGCGGCGCTTCCGGGATCAGCTGACGTTGCGACTGCACCAGCGGCTGCACCGGGGCGAGGGTCCCTGCGCCTGCCCGGACTGCGGCCGCAGCTTCACGCAGCGCGCCCACATGCTGCTGCATCAGCGCAGCCACCGCGGGGAGCGGCCTTTCCCGTGCTCCGAGTGCGACAAGCGCTTCAGCAAGAAGGCCCACCTGACCCGCCACCTGCGCACGCACACGGGCGAGCGGCCCTACCCGTGCGCGGAGTGCGGCAAGCGCTTCAGCCAGAAGATCCACCTGGGCTCGCACCAGAAGACCCACACTGGCGAGCGGCCCTTCCCCTGCACAGAATGCGAGAAGCGCTTTCGCAAGAAGACGCACTTGATTCGGCACCAGCGCATCCACACTGGCGAGAGACCCTACCAGTGCGCGCAGTGCGCACGCAGCTTCACGCATAAGCAGCACTTGGTGCGGCACCAAAGGGTGCACGAGGCGGCTGGCCCGGCCAGGCCCTCTCCCAACGCGTCCGCTTCTCCTCATTCCACTGCCCcgtcccccaccccatcccctcccGGGCTAAAGCCTTTCGCCTGCTCCGACTGCGGCTTGAGCTTCGGCTGGAAAAAGAACCTCGCCACGCACCAGTGTCTGCACCGCAGCGAGGGTCGCCCCTATGGGTGCAACGAGTGCGCACTGGGCGCCACCGTGGATCCCCCCGCCGCCGAGCCCCTGGCCAGCGCGCCTGGCGGACCGGGCTGCGGCCCAGGATCCGATCCTGTGGCGCCCCAGCGCGCCCCCTTGGGCGAGCGGTCCTTTTTCTGCCCGGACTGCGGGCGCGGCTTCGCCCATGGGCAGCACCTGGCGCGGCACCGGCGCGTGCACACGGGCGAACGGCCCTTCGCCTGCACGCAATGTGACCGCCGCTTCGGCTCGCGGCCCAATCTGGTCGCCCACTCCAGGGCCCACAGCGGCGCCAGGCCTTTCGCCTGCGCTCAGTGCGGCCGCCGCTTCAGCCGCAAGTCGCACCTGGGCCGCCACCAGGCGGTGCACACGGGCAGCCGCCCCCACGCCTGCGCCGTCTGCGCCCGCAGCTTCAGCTCCAAAACCAACCTAGTCCGCCACCAGGCGATCCACACAGGCTCCCGCCCCTTCTCCTGCCCACAGTGCGGAAAGAGCTTCAGTCGCAAGACCCACCTGGTGCGGCACCAGCTCATTCACGGCGAAGCCGCCCATGCGGCCCCGGACGCCGCCCTCGCGGCCCCAGCCTGGTCCCCTCCCCCAGAGGTGGCGCCGCCCCCGCTCTTTTTCTGA